From the genome of Gallus gallus isolate bGalGal1 chromosome 24, bGalGal1.mat.broiler.GRCg7b, whole genome shotgun sequence, one region includes:
- the BUD13 gene encoding BUD13 homolog isoform X3: MAAQGVSKAQYLQRYLSGPPAAQPRRRRKKKLPSGSGRAGMRIVDDDVGWSSIAAVPEKEEEEDEGDMPVVAEFIDERPDEVKLMEEFRTNSKWKLLGGEDRDEDSQSSDVSVPAKATTRQQRHDSPDNSPPRRVRHDSPDLSPPRQERNNSPSLLPRKERQHGSPDLSPPRRKRHDSPDLSPPRRKRHDSPDLSPPRRKRHDSPDLSPPRRKRHDSPDLSPPRRKRHDSPDLSPPRRKRHDSPDLSPPRRKRHDSPDLSPPRRQRHDSPDLSPPRRKRHDSPDLSPPRRQRHDSPDPSPPRKKRHDSPDLSPVRISSAMGKKGCKMTDKSLLGEIQGEQLNCRHSSSDKSLSQQEQQTTPDLSLQRKKRYDSDPDSSPSLRKRARSPGHKKPSRTKDASPVKKLRRDSDSPPPRRGTQNASEADLSPQGKNHRALPSGKGQHGSKSPPDLSRHHYPDDKGSPKKGNMMSGVRAGLVSADVLRREQQELRKQERSSKHLEEESRHTETIFRDKSGRKRDLVQERLEQQQKDEAKSERDEQYARWGRGLAQGRQQQQNVEDAIKEMQKPLARYIDDEDLDRMLREQEREGDPMAEFIKKRKAKESKEKKEKPRYSGPAPPLNRFNIWPGHRWDGVDRSNGFEQQFFARMANKKAVQELAYKWSIEDM, encoded by the exons ATGGCAGCGCAAGGGGTCTCCAAAGCGCAGTACCTGCAGCGCTACCTCAGCGGCCCTCCCGCCGCacagccccgccgccgccgcaaGAAGAAGCTCCCGAGCGGCTCCGGCAGAGCCGG GATGCGGATCGTGGATGACGACGTGGGCTGGAGCAGCATCGCCGCTGTGCCcgagaaggaagaggaggaggacgaAGGCGACATGCCCGTG GTGGCGGAGTTTATTGATGAGCGTCCGGATGAGGTGAAGCTCATGGAGGAGTTCCGAACAAACAGTAAATGGAAGCTTTTAGGAGGTGAGG ACCGGGATGAAGACTCACAAAGCTCGGATGTTTCGGTACCTGCCAAAGCTACCACAAG GCAGCAGCGCCATGACTCCCCAGACAACTCGCCGCCAAGGCGAGTGCGGCACGACTCGCCAGATTTGTCCCCTCCcagacaagaaagaaataactCCCCCAGCCTCTTACCTCGCAAGGAACGACAGCATGGCTCCCCAGACCTGTCACCTCCCAGGAGGAAACGCCACGACTCCCCAGACCTCTCTCCTCCCAGGAGGAAACGCCACGACTCCCCAGACCTCTCTCCTCCCAGGAGGAAACGCCACGACTCCCCAGACCTCTCTCCTCCCAGGAGGAAACGCCACGACTCTCCAGACCTCTCTCCTCCCAGGAGGAAACGCCACGACTCCCCAGACCTCTCTCCTCCCAGGAGGAAACGCCACGACTCTCCAGACCTGTCTCCTCCCAGGAGGAAACGCCACGACTCCCCGGACCTCTCTCCTCCCAGGAGGCAACGCCACGACTCTCCAGACCTCTCTCCTCCCAGGAGGAAACGCCACGACTCTCCAGACCTGTCTCCTCCCAGGAGGCAACGTCACGActctccagacccttccccacCAAGGAAAAAGCGCCACGACTCCCCAGATCTCTCTCCTGTAAGAATCAGTTcagcaatgggaaaaaaaggctgtaaAATGACAGATAAGTCACTGTTGGGGGAGATCCAAGGAGAGCAGCTTAAttgcaggcacagctcctcTGACAAGTCCTTgtcacagcaggagcagcagactACTCCAGATCTGTCCCTCCAGCGGAAGAAGAGATATGATTCTGACCCAGATTCATCACCATCTCTGAGAAAGAGGGCTAGGTCACCTGGTCATAAAAAGCCGAGTAGAACGAAAG ATGCTTCCCCAGTAAAAAAGCTCCGTCGTGACTCTGATTCTCCACCACCACGAAGGGGTACCCAAAATGCCTCTGAGGCAGACCTTTCTCCCCAGGGGAAGAATCACAG GGCTCTGCCTTCTGGAAAGGGTCAGCATGGTTCAAAGAGTCCCCCTGATCTCTCACGTCATCACTACCCTGATGATAAGGGATCTCCCAAGAAG GGCAACATGATGTCTGGGGTGAGAGCAGGCTTGGTATCAGCTGACGTGCTGCggagagagcagcaggagctcaggAAGCAGGAGAGAAGTAGCAAGCACTTGGAAG AGGAATCGCGACACACAGAAACCATCTTCCGCGACAAGTCAGGCCGCAAGAGGGACCTTGTGCAGGAACGgcttgagcagcagcagaaagatgaAGCCAAGTCTGAACGAGATGAACAATATGCCAGATGGGGAAGGGG gctagcaCAGGGGaggcaacagcagcagaatgtGGAAGATGCCATAAAAGAGATGCAAAAACCTCTGGCCCGTTATATCGATGATGAGGATCTGGATCGGATGCTGAGAGaacaagagagagaaggagacccAATGGCTGAGTTcatcaaaaaaaggaaagccaaagagagcaaggaaaagaaag AAAAACCGAGGTACAGTGGACCAGCCCCTCCTCTCAACAGATTTAATATATGGCCTGGGCATCGCTGGGATGGTGTGGACAG GTCCAATGGATTTGAGCAGCAGTTCTTTGCCAGGATGGCCAACAAGAAGGCTGTTCAGGAGCTTGCATACAAGTGGAGCATTGAGGACATGTAG
- the BUD13 gene encoding BUD13 homolog isoform X10, whose translation MAAQGVSKAQYLQRYLSGPPAAQPRRRRKKKLPSGSGRAGMRIVDDDVGWSSIAAVPEKEEEEDEGDMPVVAEFIDERPDEVKLMEEFRTNSKWKLLGGEDRDEDSQSSDVSVPAKATTSFFSSFRQQRHDSPDNSPPRRVRHDSPDLSPPRQERNNSPSLLPRKERQHGSPDLSPPRRKRHDSPDLSPPRRKRHDSPDLSPPRRQRHDSPDLSPPRRKRHDSPDLSPPRRQRHDSPDPSPPRKKRHDSPDLSPVRISSAMGKKGCKMTDKSLLGEIQGEQLNCRHSSSDKSLSQQEQQTTPDLSLQRKKRYDSDPDSSPSLRKRARSPGHKKPSRTKDASPVKKLRRDSDSPPPRRGTQNASEADLSPQGKNHRALPSGKGQHGSKSPPDLSRHHYPDDKGSPKKGNMMSGVRAGLVSADVLRREQQELRKQERSSKHLEEESRHTETIFRDKSGRKRDLVQERLEQQQKDEAKSERDEQYARWGRGLAQGRQQQQNVEDAIKEMQKPLARYIDDEDLDRMLREQEREGDPMAEFIKKRKAKESKEKKEKPRYSGPAPPLNRFNIWPGHRWDGVDRSNGFEQQFFARMANKKAVQELAYKWSIEDM comes from the exons ATGGCAGCGCAAGGGGTCTCCAAAGCGCAGTACCTGCAGCGCTACCTCAGCGGCCCTCCCGCCGCacagccccgccgccgccgcaaGAAGAAGCTCCCGAGCGGCTCCGGCAGAGCCGG GATGCGGATCGTGGATGACGACGTGGGCTGGAGCAGCATCGCCGCTGTGCCcgagaaggaagaggaggaggacgaAGGCGACATGCCCGTG GTGGCGGAGTTTATTGATGAGCGTCCGGATGAGGTGAAGCTCATGGAGGAGTTCCGAACAAACAGTAAATGGAAGCTTTTAGGAGGTGAGG ACCGGGATGAAGACTCACAAAGCTCGGATGTTTCGGTACCTGCCAAAGCTACCACAAG cttcttctcctcttttagGCAGCAGCGCCATGACTCCCCAGACAACTCGCCGCCAAGGCGAGTGCGGCACGACTCGCCAGATTTGTCCCCTCCcagacaagaaagaaataactCCCCCAGCCTCTTACCTCGCAAGGAACGACAGCATGGCTCCCCAGACCTGTCACCTCCCAG GAGGAAACGCCACGACTCTCCAGACCTGTCTCCTCCCAGGAGGAAACGCCACGACTCCCCGGACCTCTCTCCTCCCAGGAGGCAACGCCACGACTCTCCAGACCTCTCTCCTCCCAGGAGGAAACGCCACGACTCTCCAGACCTGTCTCCTCCCAGGAGGCAACGTCACGActctccagacccttccccacCAAGGAAAAAGCGCCACGACTCCCCAGATCTCTCTCCTGTAAGAATCAGTTcagcaatgggaaaaaaaggctgtaaAATGACAGATAAGTCACTGTTGGGGGAGATCCAAGGAGAGCAGCTTAAttgcaggcacagctcctcTGACAAGTCCTTgtcacagcaggagcagcagactACTCCAGATCTGTCCCTCCAGCGGAAGAAGAGATATGATTCTGACCCAGATTCATCACCATCTCTGAGAAAGAGGGCTAGGTCACCTGGTCATAAAAAGCCGAGTAGAACGAAAG ATGCTTCCCCAGTAAAAAAGCTCCGTCGTGACTCTGATTCTCCACCACCACGAAGGGGTACCCAAAATGCCTCTGAGGCAGACCTTTCTCCCCAGGGGAAGAATCACAG GGCTCTGCCTTCTGGAAAGGGTCAGCATGGTTCAAAGAGTCCCCCTGATCTCTCACGTCATCACTACCCTGATGATAAGGGATCTCCCAAGAAG GGCAACATGATGTCTGGGGTGAGAGCAGGCTTGGTATCAGCTGACGTGCTGCggagagagcagcaggagctcaggAAGCAGGAGAGAAGTAGCAAGCACTTGGAAG AGGAATCGCGACACACAGAAACCATCTTCCGCGACAAGTCAGGCCGCAAGAGGGACCTTGTGCAGGAACGgcttgagcagcagcagaaagatgaAGCCAAGTCTGAACGAGATGAACAATATGCCAGATGGGGAAGGGG gctagcaCAGGGGaggcaacagcagcagaatgtGGAAGATGCCATAAAAGAGATGCAAAAACCTCTGGCCCGTTATATCGATGATGAGGATCTGGATCGGATGCTGAGAGaacaagagagagaaggagacccAATGGCTGAGTTcatcaaaaaaaggaaagccaaagagagcaaggaaaagaaag AAAAACCGAGGTACAGTGGACCAGCCCCTCCTCTCAACAGATTTAATATATGGCCTGGGCATCGCTGGGATGGTGTGGACAG GTCCAATGGATTTGAGCAGCAGTTCTTTGCCAGGATGGCCAACAAGAAGGCTGTTCAGGAGCTTGCATACAAGTGGAGCATTGAGGACATGTAG
- the BUD13 gene encoding BUD13 homolog isoform X5, with amino-acid sequence MAAQGVSKAQYLQRYLSGPPAAQPRRRRKKKLPSGSGRAGMRIVDDDVGWSSIAAVPEKEEEEDEGDMPVVAEFIDERPDEVKLMEEFRTNSKWKLLGGEDRDEDSQSSDVSVPAKATTSFFSSFRQQRHDSPDNSPPRRVRHDSPDLSPPRQERNNSPSLLPRKERQHGSPDLSPPRRKRHDSPDLSPPRRKRHDSPDLSPPRRKRHDSPDLSPPRRKRHDSPDLSPPRRKRHDSPDLSPPRRKRHDSPDLSPPRRKRHDSPDLSPPRRQRHDSPDLSPPRRKRHDSPDLSPPRRQRHDSPDPSPPRKKRHDSPDLSPEQQTTPDLSLQRKKRYDSDPDSSPSLRKRARSPGHKKPSRTKDASPVKKLRRDSDSPPPRRGTQNASEADLSPQGKNHRALPSGKGQHGSKSPPDLSRHHYPDDKGSPKKGNMMSGVRAGLVSADVLRREQQELRKQERSSKHLEEESRHTETIFRDKSGRKRDLVQERLEQQQKDEAKSERDEQYARWGRGLAQGRQQQQNVEDAIKEMQKPLARYIDDEDLDRMLREQEREGDPMAEFIKKRKAKESKEKKEKPRYSGPAPPLNRFNIWPGHRWDGVDRSNGFEQQFFARMANKKAVQELAYKWSIEDM; translated from the exons ATGGCAGCGCAAGGGGTCTCCAAAGCGCAGTACCTGCAGCGCTACCTCAGCGGCCCTCCCGCCGCacagccccgccgccgccgcaaGAAGAAGCTCCCGAGCGGCTCCGGCAGAGCCGG GATGCGGATCGTGGATGACGACGTGGGCTGGAGCAGCATCGCCGCTGTGCCcgagaaggaagaggaggaggacgaAGGCGACATGCCCGTG GTGGCGGAGTTTATTGATGAGCGTCCGGATGAGGTGAAGCTCATGGAGGAGTTCCGAACAAACAGTAAATGGAAGCTTTTAGGAGGTGAGG ACCGGGATGAAGACTCACAAAGCTCGGATGTTTCGGTACCTGCCAAAGCTACCACAAG cttcttctcctcttttagGCAGCAGCGCCATGACTCCCCAGACAACTCGCCGCCAAGGCGAGTGCGGCACGACTCGCCAGATTTGTCCCCTCCcagacaagaaagaaataactCCCCCAGCCTCTTACCTCGCAAGGAACGACAGCATGGCTCCCCAGACCTGTCACCTCCCAGGAGGAAACGCCACGACTCCCCAGACCTCTCTCCTCCCAGGAGGAAACGCCACGACTCCCCAGACCTCTCTCCTCCCAGGAGGAAACGCCACGACTCCCCAGACCTCTCTCCTCCCAGGAGGAAACGCCACGACTCTCCAGACCTCTCTCCTCCCAGGAGGAAACGCCACGACTCCCCAGACCTCTCTCCTCCCAGGAGGAAACGCCACGACTCTCCAGACCTGTCTCCTCCCAGGAGGAAACGCCACGACTCCCCGGACCTCTCTCCTCCCAGGAGGCAACGCCACGACTCTCCAGACCTCTCTCCTCCCAGGAGGAAACGCCACGACTCTCCAGACCTGTCTCCTCCCAGGAGGCAACGTCACGActctccagacccttccccacCAAGGAAAAAGCGCCACGACTCCCCAGATCTCTCTCCT gagcagcagactACTCCAGATCTGTCCCTCCAGCGGAAGAAGAGATATGATTCTGACCCAGATTCATCACCATCTCTGAGAAAGAGGGCTAGGTCACCTGGTCATAAAAAGCCGAGTAGAACGAAAG ATGCTTCCCCAGTAAAAAAGCTCCGTCGTGACTCTGATTCTCCACCACCACGAAGGGGTACCCAAAATGCCTCTGAGGCAGACCTTTCTCCCCAGGGGAAGAATCACAG GGCTCTGCCTTCTGGAAAGGGTCAGCATGGTTCAAAGAGTCCCCCTGATCTCTCACGTCATCACTACCCTGATGATAAGGGATCTCCCAAGAAG GGCAACATGATGTCTGGGGTGAGAGCAGGCTTGGTATCAGCTGACGTGCTGCggagagagcagcaggagctcaggAAGCAGGAGAGAAGTAGCAAGCACTTGGAAG AGGAATCGCGACACACAGAAACCATCTTCCGCGACAAGTCAGGCCGCAAGAGGGACCTTGTGCAGGAACGgcttgagcagcagcagaaagatgaAGCCAAGTCTGAACGAGATGAACAATATGCCAGATGGGGAAGGGG gctagcaCAGGGGaggcaacagcagcagaatgtGGAAGATGCCATAAAAGAGATGCAAAAACCTCTGGCCCGTTATATCGATGATGAGGATCTGGATCGGATGCTGAGAGaacaagagagagaaggagacccAATGGCTGAGTTcatcaaaaaaaggaaagccaaagagagcaaggaaaagaaag AAAAACCGAGGTACAGTGGACCAGCCCCTCCTCTCAACAGATTTAATATATGGCCTGGGCATCGCTGGGATGGTGTGGACAG GTCCAATGGATTTGAGCAGCAGTTCTTTGCCAGGATGGCCAACAAGAAGGCTGTTCAGGAGCTTGCATACAAGTGGAGCATTGAGGACATGTAG
- the BUD13 gene encoding BUD13 homolog isoform X4, translated as MAAQGVSKAQYLQRYLSGPPAAQPRRRRKKKLPSGSGRAGMRIVDDDVGWSSIAAVPEKEEEEDEGDMPVVAEFIDERPDEVKLMEEFRTNSKWKLLGGEDRDEDSQSSDVSVPAKATTSFFSSFRQQRHDSPDNSPPRRVRHDSPDLSPPRQERNNSPSLLPRKERQHGSPDLSPPRRKRHDSPDLSPPRRKRHDSPDLSPPRRKRHDSPDLSPPRRKRHDSPDLSPPRRKRHDSPDLSPPRRKRHDSPDLSPPRRKRHDSPDLSPPRRQRHDSPDLSPPRRKRHDSPDLSPPRRQRHDSPDPSPPRKKRHDSPDLSPQEQQTTPDLSLQRKKRYDSDPDSSPSLRKRARSPGHKKPSRTKDASPVKKLRRDSDSPPPRRGTQNASEADLSPQGKNHRALPSGKGQHGSKSPPDLSRHHYPDDKGSPKKGNMMSGVRAGLVSADVLRREQQELRKQERSSKHLEEESRHTETIFRDKSGRKRDLVQERLEQQQKDEAKSERDEQYARWGRGLAQGRQQQQNVEDAIKEMQKPLARYIDDEDLDRMLREQEREGDPMAEFIKKRKAKESKEKKEKPRYSGPAPPLNRFNIWPGHRWDGVDRSNGFEQQFFARMANKKAVQELAYKWSIEDM; from the exons ATGGCAGCGCAAGGGGTCTCCAAAGCGCAGTACCTGCAGCGCTACCTCAGCGGCCCTCCCGCCGCacagccccgccgccgccgcaaGAAGAAGCTCCCGAGCGGCTCCGGCAGAGCCGG GATGCGGATCGTGGATGACGACGTGGGCTGGAGCAGCATCGCCGCTGTGCCcgagaaggaagaggaggaggacgaAGGCGACATGCCCGTG GTGGCGGAGTTTATTGATGAGCGTCCGGATGAGGTGAAGCTCATGGAGGAGTTCCGAACAAACAGTAAATGGAAGCTTTTAGGAGGTGAGG ACCGGGATGAAGACTCACAAAGCTCGGATGTTTCGGTACCTGCCAAAGCTACCACAAG cttcttctcctcttttagGCAGCAGCGCCATGACTCCCCAGACAACTCGCCGCCAAGGCGAGTGCGGCACGACTCGCCAGATTTGTCCCCTCCcagacaagaaagaaataactCCCCCAGCCTCTTACCTCGCAAGGAACGACAGCATGGCTCCCCAGACCTGTCACCTCCCAGGAGGAAACGCCACGACTCCCCAGACCTCTCTCCTCCCAGGAGGAAACGCCACGACTCCCCAGACCTCTCTCCTCCCAGGAGGAAACGCCACGACTCCCCAGACCTCTCTCCTCCCAGGAGGAAACGCCACGACTCTCCAGACCTCTCTCCTCCCAGGAGGAAACGCCACGACTCCCCAGACCTCTCTCCTCCCAGGAGGAAACGCCACGACTCTCCAGACCTGTCTCCTCCCAGGAGGAAACGCCACGACTCCCCGGACCTCTCTCCTCCCAGGAGGCAACGCCACGACTCTCCAGACCTCTCTCCTCCCAGGAGGAAACGCCACGACTCTCCAGACCTGTCTCCTCCCAGGAGGCAACGTCACGActctccagacccttccccacCAAGGAAAAAGCGCCACGACTCCCCAGATCTCTCTCCT caggagcagcagactACTCCAGATCTGTCCCTCCAGCGGAAGAAGAGATATGATTCTGACCCAGATTCATCACCATCTCTGAGAAAGAGGGCTAGGTCACCTGGTCATAAAAAGCCGAGTAGAACGAAAG ATGCTTCCCCAGTAAAAAAGCTCCGTCGTGACTCTGATTCTCCACCACCACGAAGGGGTACCCAAAATGCCTCTGAGGCAGACCTTTCTCCCCAGGGGAAGAATCACAG GGCTCTGCCTTCTGGAAAGGGTCAGCATGGTTCAAAGAGTCCCCCTGATCTCTCACGTCATCACTACCCTGATGATAAGGGATCTCCCAAGAAG GGCAACATGATGTCTGGGGTGAGAGCAGGCTTGGTATCAGCTGACGTGCTGCggagagagcagcaggagctcaggAAGCAGGAGAGAAGTAGCAAGCACTTGGAAG AGGAATCGCGACACACAGAAACCATCTTCCGCGACAAGTCAGGCCGCAAGAGGGACCTTGTGCAGGAACGgcttgagcagcagcagaaagatgaAGCCAAGTCTGAACGAGATGAACAATATGCCAGATGGGGAAGGGG gctagcaCAGGGGaggcaacagcagcagaatgtGGAAGATGCCATAAAAGAGATGCAAAAACCTCTGGCCCGTTATATCGATGATGAGGATCTGGATCGGATGCTGAGAGaacaagagagagaaggagacccAATGGCTGAGTTcatcaaaaaaaggaaagccaaagagagcaaggaaaagaaag AAAAACCGAGGTACAGTGGACCAGCCCCTCCTCTCAACAGATTTAATATATGGCCTGGGCATCGCTGGGATGGTGTGGACAG GTCCAATGGATTTGAGCAGCAGTTCTTTGCCAGGATGGCCAACAAGAAGGCTGTTCAGGAGCTTGCATACAAGTGGAGCATTGAGGACATGTAG
- the BUD13 gene encoding BUD13 homolog isoform X2, producing the protein MAAQGVSKAQYLQRYLSGPPAAQPRRRRKKKLPSGSGRAGMRIVDDDVGWSSIAAVPEKEEEEDEGDMPVVAEFIDERPDEVKLMEEFRTNSKWKLLGDRDEDSQSSDVSVPAKATTSFFSSFRQQRHDSPDNSPPRRVRHDSPDLSPPRQERNNSPSLLPRKERQHGSPDLSPPRRKRHDSPDLSPPRRKRHDSPDLSPPRRKRHDSPDLSPPRRKRHDSPDLSPPRRKRHDSPDLSPPRRKRHDSPDLSPPRRKRHDSPDLSPPRRQRHDSPDLSPPRRKRHDSPDLSPPRRQRHDSPDPSPPRKKRHDSPDLSPVRISSAMGKKGCKMTDKSLLGEIQGEQLNCRHSSSDKSLSQQEQQTTPDLSLQRKKRYDSDPDSSPSLRKRARSPGHKKPSRTKDASPVKKLRRDSDSPPPRRGTQNASEADLSPQGKNHRALPSGKGQHGSKSPPDLSRHHYPDDKGSPKKGNMMSGVRAGLVSADVLRREQQELRKQERSSKHLEEESRHTETIFRDKSGRKRDLVQERLEQQQKDEAKSERDEQYARWGRGLAQGRQQQQNVEDAIKEMQKPLARYIDDEDLDRMLREQEREGDPMAEFIKKRKAKESKEKKEKPRYSGPAPPLNRFNIWPGHRWDGVDRSNGFEQQFFARMANKKAVQELAYKWSIEDM; encoded by the exons ATGGCAGCGCAAGGGGTCTCCAAAGCGCAGTACCTGCAGCGCTACCTCAGCGGCCCTCCCGCCGCacagccccgccgccgccgcaaGAAGAAGCTCCCGAGCGGCTCCGGCAGAGCCGG GATGCGGATCGTGGATGACGACGTGGGCTGGAGCAGCATCGCCGCTGTGCCcgagaaggaagaggaggaggacgaAGGCGACATGCCCGTG GTGGCGGAGTTTATTGATGAGCGTCCGGATGAGGTGAAGCTCATGGAGGAGTTCCGAACAAACAGTAAATGGAAGCTTTTAGGAG ACCGGGATGAAGACTCACAAAGCTCGGATGTTTCGGTACCTGCCAAAGCTACCACAAG cttcttctcctcttttagGCAGCAGCGCCATGACTCCCCAGACAACTCGCCGCCAAGGCGAGTGCGGCACGACTCGCCAGATTTGTCCCCTCCcagacaagaaagaaataactCCCCCAGCCTCTTACCTCGCAAGGAACGACAGCATGGCTCCCCAGACCTGTCACCTCCCAGGAGGAAACGCCACGACTCCCCAGACCTCTCTCCTCCCAGGAGGAAACGCCACGACTCCCCAGACCTCTCTCCTCCCAGGAGGAAACGCCACGACTCCCCAGACCTCTCTCCTCCCAGGAGGAAACGCCACGACTCTCCAGACCTCTCTCCTCCCAGGAGGAAACGCCACGACTCCCCAGACCTCTCTCCTCCCAGGAGGAAACGCCACGACTCTCCAGACCTGTCTCCTCCCAGGAGGAAACGCCACGACTCCCCGGACCTCTCTCCTCCCAGGAGGCAACGCCACGACTCTCCAGACCTCTCTCCTCCCAGGAGGAAACGCCACGACTCTCCAGACCTGTCTCCTCCCAGGAGGCAACGTCACGActctccagacccttccccacCAAGGAAAAAGCGCCACGACTCCCCAGATCTCTCTCCTGTAAGAATCAGTTcagcaatgggaaaaaaaggctgtaaAATGACAGATAAGTCACTGTTGGGGGAGATCCAAGGAGAGCAGCTTAAttgcaggcacagctcctcTGACAAGTCCTTgtcacagcaggagcagcagactACTCCAGATCTGTCCCTCCAGCGGAAGAAGAGATATGATTCTGACCCAGATTCATCACCATCTCTGAGAAAGAGGGCTAGGTCACCTGGTCATAAAAAGCCGAGTAGAACGAAAG ATGCTTCCCCAGTAAAAAAGCTCCGTCGTGACTCTGATTCTCCACCACCACGAAGGGGTACCCAAAATGCCTCTGAGGCAGACCTTTCTCCCCAGGGGAAGAATCACAG GGCTCTGCCTTCTGGAAAGGGTCAGCATGGTTCAAAGAGTCCCCCTGATCTCTCACGTCATCACTACCCTGATGATAAGGGATCTCCCAAGAAG GGCAACATGATGTCTGGGGTGAGAGCAGGCTTGGTATCAGCTGACGTGCTGCggagagagcagcaggagctcaggAAGCAGGAGAGAAGTAGCAAGCACTTGGAAG AGGAATCGCGACACACAGAAACCATCTTCCGCGACAAGTCAGGCCGCAAGAGGGACCTTGTGCAGGAACGgcttgagcagcagcagaaagatgaAGCCAAGTCTGAACGAGATGAACAATATGCCAGATGGGGAAGGGG gctagcaCAGGGGaggcaacagcagcagaatgtGGAAGATGCCATAAAAGAGATGCAAAAACCTCTGGCCCGTTATATCGATGATGAGGATCTGGATCGGATGCTGAGAGaacaagagagagaaggagacccAATGGCTGAGTTcatcaaaaaaaggaaagccaaagagagcaaggaaaagaaag AAAAACCGAGGTACAGTGGACCAGCCCCTCCTCTCAACAGATTTAATATATGGCCTGGGCATCGCTGGGATGGTGTGGACAG GTCCAATGGATTTGAGCAGCAGTTCTTTGCCAGGATGGCCAACAAGAAGGCTGTTCAGGAGCTTGCATACAAGTGGAGCATTGAGGACATGTAG